A single Xenopus laevis strain J_2021 chromosome 3S, Xenopus_laevis_v10.1, whole genome shotgun sequence DNA region contains:
- the LOC108703533 gene encoding extracellular calcium-sensing receptor-like, which produces MHVGIAKGRNDEKVGPGFGEMSPAINNSNKESDSRCDLDLEVQMYRRLNWYVLSTAWIFNSIAIGVGKPLSSSCNLDSDSITGYLSHPGDIIIGGTFMIHLERVFSDLSFTSKPPDLQCQMFSTDYYQNMQALIFAVEEINSDPELLPNFTLGFQVFDSCFTVRKATHGTLSMLSGGRKITPNYHCHKGEPLAGIIGDSGSSQSILMAQILGLYRYPQISYFATNPTLSDRNLFPSFFRTIPSDEFQMHGLAQLVFHFDWTWVGLLASDTDYGQFGLQMVKQEIINGGACVAFAENIWTSHANRNAPHLVQVIKKSTAKVVIVISSDFDFAIVAEELLKQNVTGITWIASEAWATSKLLSKGQFKGLLSGTIGVAIRRGHIPRFTKYIRRLSPSQNPNDSFIKEFWEQTFNCKWHNQENATSYLDNVTLNACTGSEKLEDLLNEEYHRVSLNLIHYIKNINFNTPDGSKIFFDAKGNPPAVYDIVKWCVNANTLEQVIVGRYDLSAPNGKTLTIDDEAIKWINSTAEVTLSKCSPSCISGFRKVILPSKPSCCYECARCPLGQISNQTDSAGCYPCSWDTWPNPHQTGCISRTIEFLSYENALGLSLAVISIFSSLVPLLFGGVFMYHKQTPIVRANNYFLSGLLLLSLFLCFLCSLGFIGYPQPEMCLLRQVAFGMVFALCISCVLAKTITVVIAFNATKPGSRLRKWIGIRVPYSVIVLCVFIQFSLCIIWLICSPPFLEFNTDTSPSIILVNCNEGSTTAFWCMLGYLGLLASISFIVAFLARRLPDSFNEAKLITFSMLAFLSVWLSFIPAYLSAHGMYTVAMEVFAIQSSSWALVVCIFVPKCYNVLFRPNMNSREHLIGKRTCKTTR; this is translated from the exons ATGCATGTCGGAATAGCCAAGGGTAGAAATGATGAAAAAGTGGGACCAGGTtttggggagatgtccccagctATAAATAACAGCAATAAGGAAAGTGActcaaggtgtgacctagatttggaAGT GCAGATGTATCGCAGACTCAACTGGTATGTCCTTTCTACAGCATGGATATTCAACTCAATAGCTATAGGAGTGGGCAAACCTTTGTCTTCCAGTTGTAACTTGGACAGTGACAGCATTACTGGATATCTAAGCCACCCGGGGGATATTATTATAGGGGGAACCTTCATGATCCATTTGGAAAGAGTCTTCAGTGATCTCAGTTTCACTAGTAAACCCCCAGATCTACAGTGTCAGAT GTTTTCCACTGATTATTACCAGAACATGCAGGCCCTTATATTTGCCGTGGAGGAAATTAACTCAGATCCTGAACTCCTTCCCAATTTTACTCTGGGCTTCCAGGTTTTTGACTCCTGTTTTACAGTGCGAAAAGCCACACATGGAACTCTTTCGATGCTATCAGGTGGAAGAAAAATAACCCCAAATTACCACTGTCATAAGGGAGAACCTCTTGCTGGTATCATTGGTGACTCCGGGTCCTCACAATCTATTCTTATGGCCCAAATCTTGGGATTATACAGATACCCGCAG ATTAGTTATTTTGCCACAAACCCTACCCTTAGTGATCGGAACCTGTTTCCTTCATTTTTCCGTACCATACCTAGTGATGAGTTTCAAATGCATGGTCTAGCCCAGCTGGTCTTTCATTTTGATTGGACTTGGGTTGGTCTCCTGGCCAGTGATACTGACTATGGCCAGTTTGGGCTTCAGATGGTAAAGCAAGAGATTATAAATGGTGGCGCTTGTGTGGCCTTTGCTGAGAACATATGGACTAGCCATGCCAACAGGAATGCTCCTCACCTTGTTCAAGTTATTAAAAAGTCAACTGCAAAAGTTGTAATTGTGATTTCATCTGATTTTGATTTTGCAATTGTGGCAGAAGAGCTGTTGAAACAAAATGTTACTGGTATCACCTGGATAGCCAGTGAAGCTTGGGCAACCTCAAAGTTACTCTCTAAGGGACAATTTAAAGGACTATTATCAGGCACCATTGGCGTTGCCATTCGTCGTGGACATATACCAAGGTTCACGAAGTATATCAGAAGACTCAGTCCATCGCAAAATCCTAATGATTCATTCATAAAGGAATTCTGGGAGCAAACCTTTAATTGTAAATGGCATAATCAGGAAAATGCAACGTCCTATTTGGACAATGTGACATTGAATGCATGTACAGGAAGTGAAAAGCTGGAGGACTTGTTAAATGAAGAATACCATAGAGTTTCCCTAAAT CTTATccactatattaaaaatataaacttcaaCACCCCAGATGGGAGTAAGAtcttttttgatgcaaaagggAACCCACCAGCTGTTTATGACATTGTGAAATGGTGTGTGAATGCCAACACACTGGAGCAGGTCATTGTTGGGAGATATGACTTGAGTGCCCCTAATGGCAAAACTTTGACTATAGACGATGAAGCCATTAAATGGATCAACAGCACCGCAGAG GTCACTCTTTCTAAGTGCAGTCCAAGTTGTATCTCTGGATTTAGGAAAGTCATACTACCAAGCAAACCCTCCTGCTGCTATGAGTGTGCCCGGTGTCCCCTGGGACAGATATCAAACCAAACAG ATTCTGCAGGATGCTATCCATGTTCCTGGGATACGTGGCCCAATCCACATCAGACTGGTTGCATATCAAGAACTATAGAGTTTCTCTCCTATGAAAATGCTTTAGGTTTAAGCTTAGCAGTAATTTCCATCTTCTCTTCTCTGGTTCCCCTTCTTTTTGGGGGAGTTTTTATGTACCATAAACAGACACCAATTGTCCGAGCCAACAACTATTTCCTAAGCGgccttctcctgctctccctgttcCTCTGTTTCCTTTGCTCTTTAGGGTTCATTGGTTACCCACAACCTGAAATGTGTCTTCTACGCCAGGTGGCATTTGGGATGGTTTTTGCTCTTTGTATCTCCTGTGTTCTGGCCAAAACCATCACTGttgtcattgcctttaatgcaaccAAACCAGGCAGCAGGTTAAGAAAATGGATAGGAATAAGGGTGCCATACTCTGTCATTGTACTTTGTGTGTTTATCCAATTTTCTTTGTGTATAATCTGGCTGATTTGCTCTCCTCCATTTCTTGAATTTAATACTGACACAAGCCCCAGCATCATCTTGGTGAATTGTAATGAAGGTTCAACTACAGCTTTCTGGTGCATGCTGGGATACCTTGGCCTTTTGGCCTCCATAAGTTTCATTGTTGCCTTCCTGGCCAGACGCCTCCCTGACAGTTTCAATGAAGCCAAATTGATCACATTCAGTATGTTGGCTTTTCTCAGTGTCTGGTTGTCCTTTATCCCGGCCTATCTCAGTGCACATGGCATGTATACTGTGGCAATGGAGGTCTTTGCCATTCAGTCTTCAAGCTGGGCTTTGGTAGTCTGTATCTTTGTGCCAAAATGTTATAATGTATTGTTTAGGCCCAACATGAACTCCAGAGAACATCTCATTGGGAAAAGAACATGTAAAACCACCAGATGA
- the LOC108703417 gene encoding vomeronasal type-2 receptor 1 encodes MQALVFAVEEINRDADLLPNITLGFHIFDTCTVLRRAVEGTLWMLSGGGGGIIPNFNCHKTAPLAGIIGDSGSSQSILMAQILGLSQCSQLLHYVKNINFKTQDGSHVVFDAKGNPQAVYDIVNWQVSLTGVLDQVTVGSFDLTNLYWNALNIDSSKVIWSNGSSQVWQDKTYIVKWSIHLLSYFTMRIFDVLYYYNTLR; translated from the exons ATGCAAGCCCTTGTATTTGCCGTGGAGGAGATTAATAGAGATGCTGATCTCCTTCCCAACATTACACTGGGCTTCCATATCTTTGACACCTGCACAGTTTTAAGAAGAGCAGTAGAAGGAACTCTCTGGATGTtgtcaggaggaggaggaggaatcaTTCCGAACTTTAATTGTCACAAAACTGCCCCTCTTGCTGGAATCATTGGTGACTCTGGCTCCTCACAATCCATTCTAATGGCTCAAATCTTGGGGCTCAGCCAATGTTCACAG CTCCTCCACTATGTTAAAAACATAAACTTCAAGACCCAAGATGGAAGCCATGTTGTTTTTGATGCAAAAGGGAACCCTCAGGCTGTCTATGATATTGTGAATTGGCAAGTCAGCCTCACTGGCGTTCTGGACCAGGTCACAGTTGGGAGTTTTGACCTCACCAATCTGTATTGGAATGCCCTGAATATAGATAGTTCCaaagttatatggagcaatggcaGTTCGCAGGTGTGGCAAGATAAAACGTATATTGTTAAATGGTCCATACATCTCTTATCTTATTTCACCATGAGGATATTTGATGTTTTGTATTATTACAATACACTAAGATAA
- the LOC121402052 gene encoding vomeronasal type-2 receptor 26-like, whose translation MIIQGKPPCCYDCDRCPQGQISNQTDAVECHLCSWDTWSNVQQDRCLPRTTEFLSYEEPLGYILSTISSFSSLIPLSILGVFIHQKKTPIVRANNYSLSCLLLLSLFLCFLCFLGFIGYPQPQMCLLRQVAFGMVFSLCISCVLAKTITVVIAFNATKPGSRLRQWAGVKVAYYIIVICNLIQLVLCVMWLIISPSFPELDLYTKPGIIIVICNEGSITFFWCMLGYLGLLASLSFIVAFLARRLPDSFNEAKFITFSMLAFLSVWLSFIPAYLSARGMYTVAMEVFAILISSWAVLGCIFVPKCFIILFWPSMNSREHLRAMTTDKNKK comes from the exons ATGATAATACAAGGAAAACCTCCTTGTTGCTATGACTGTGACCGATGTCCCCAAGGACAGATTTCAAACCAAACAG ATGCTGTGGAATGTCATCTATGTTCCTGGGACACATGGTCCAATGTACAACAGGACAGATGCTTACCAAGGACTACAGAGTTCCTTTCCTATGAAGAACCGTTGGGCTACATCTTATCAACCATTTCCAGCTTCTCTTCCCTGATCCCACTTAGTATTCTAGGAGTTTTTATTCACCAAAAAAAGACACCAATTGTCCGAGCCAACAACTATTCCCTTAGTtgccttctcctgctctccctgttcctctgttttctttgctttttagGGTTCATTGGTTACCCACAACCTCAAATGTGTCTTCTACGCCAAGTGGCATTTGGGATGGTTTTTTCTCTCTGCATCTCCTGTGTTCTGGCCAAAACCATCACTGttgtcattgcctttaatgcaaccAAACCAGGCAGCAGGTTAAGACAGTGGGCAGGTGTAAAGGTGGCCTACTATATTATTGTAATTTGTAACTTAATACAATTAGTTCTATGTGTGATGTGGCTCATCATATCTCCTTCCTTCCCTGAACTGGATTTGTACACCAAGCCTGGAATCATCATTGTTATTTGTAATGAAGGATCGATAACTTTTTTCTGGTGCATGCTGGGATACCTTGGCCTCCTGGCTTCTCTGAGTTTTATTGTTGCCTTCCTGGCCAGAAGACTCCCTGACAGTTTCAATGAAGCCAAATTTATCACATTCAGTATGTTGGCTTTTCTCAGTGTCTGGTTGTCCTTTATCCCGGCCTATCTCAGTGCACGGGGCATGTATACTGTGGCAATGGAGGTCTTTGCCATTCTGATATCCAGCTGGGCTGTGCTTGGCTGCATTTTTGTCCCAaagtgttttattatattattctggCCCAGTATGAATTCCAGAGAACATCTCAGAGCCATGACaacagataaaaacaaaaaataa
- the LOC108703416 gene encoding extracellular calcium-sensing receptor — protein MRALIFAVEEINADSEILPNITLGYQVYDTCFTLRKAAEGTLSVLSGGKGITPNYHCLKEAPLAGIIGDSWTTTSILMAQILGLYRYPQISYFATNPILSERNLFPSFFRTIPSDEFQMRGLAQLISHFGWTWVGFLVTDNDYGQYGLQMVKQELINGGACVAFSENILTGKPNRNAPHLAHIVKKSTAKVVVMITADIDFVIVIEEMLRQNVTGITWIASEAMSTSNLLSNKDIKSIVLGTIGFAIHRGKMPKFAEYLNSLSPSKNLNDAFIGEYWEQIFFCKWPNEENLNIGTENIIMKACTGMENLGNLLTEEYHRVSLKVYTAVYALAWALHSLQNCAPGNGSFQHGNCANISSFQPWQLLHYINNVRFKAQDGSQVFFDARGNPPPIYDIVNWCARDKDILEPVTVGSYDLNAPDGEALNIDTVGMIWNTNDTQVPVSKCSPSCTPGSRKVIVPGKPLCCYECTRCPQGQISNQTDAAECQPCSWDTWPNLQRTKCLPRTTEFLSYETPLGFGLTAIATFSSLVPLIILGVFMYYKETPIVRANNYSLSCLLLLSLFLCFLCSLGFIGYPQAEMCLLRQVAFGMVFALCISCVLAKTITVVIAFNATKPGSRLRQWTGVKVPYFLISCCALIQFFICVIWLIFFQPFHELDIDTKPGIIIVNCNEGSPTAFWCMLGYLGLLATISFIIAFLARRLPDSFNEAKLITFSMLAFLSVWLSFIPAYLSAQGMYTVAMEVFAILSSSWALMVCIFLSKCFIILFRPNLNSRENLMGKVRHYR, from the exons ATGCGGGCCCTGATATTTGCTGTGGAGGAAATCAATGCGGATTCGGAAATCCTCCCCAACATTACACTGGGCTACCAGGTTTATGACACTTGCTTTACGTTACGGAAAGCAGCAGAAGGAACTCTTTCAGTACTCTCAGGGGGGAAGGGAATTACTCCAAATTATCACTGCCTCAAAGAAGCACCTCTTGCTGGTATCATTGGTGACTCTTGGACAACAACATCAATTCTTATGGCCCAAATCTTGGGACTGTACCGGTACCCACAG ATCAGTTATTTTGCCACTAACCCCATTCTCAGTGAAAGGAACCTATTCCCTTCATTCTTCCGTACCATACCCAGTGATGAGTTTCAAATGAGAGGCCTGGCCCAGCTTATCTCACATTTTGGATGGACTTGGGTTGGATTCCTGGTCACTGATAATGACTATGGTCAATATGGACTTCAGATGGTTAAGCAGGAGTTAATCAATGGTGGAGCCTGTGTGgcattttctgaaaatatattgaCTGGTAAACCCAATAGAAATGCTCCTCATCTTGCCCATATTGTTAAAAAATCCACTGCAAAGGTGGTGGTTATGATAACGGCTGATATTGATTTTGTCATTGTTATAGAAGAGATGTTGAGACAGAATGTGACAGGAATAACCTGGATAGCTAGTGAAGCGATGTCAACTTCAAATTTactctctaataaagacataaagaGCATTGTTTTGGGCACCATTGGTTTTGCAATTCATCGTGGGAAGATGCCAAAATTTGCTGAATATCTCAACAGCCTCAGTCCTTCAAAAAACCTTAATGATGCATTTATTGGTGAATACTGGGAGCAGATCTTCTTTTGTAAATGGCCCAATGAGGAGAATTTAAATATTGGTACAGAAAACATAATAATGAAAGCATGTACAGGAATGGAAAATCTTGGGAACCTACTGACTGAAGAGTATCATCGAGTATCTCTCAAAGTATACACAGCTGTATATGCATTGGCTTGGGCCTTacacagtttgcaaaactgtgctCCTGGCAATGGATCATTCCAACATGGGAACTGTGCCAATATCTCATCATTTCAACCCTGGCAG CTTCTCCACTATATTAACAATGTAAGATTCAAGGCCCAAGATGGAAGCCAAGTATTTTTTGATGCAAGAGGAAACCCCCCTCCAATATATGACATTGTCAATTGGTGTGCAAGGGACAAGGACATCCTGGAGCCGGTTACAGTTGGAAGTTATGATTTAAATGCCCCTGATGGAGAAGCCTTGAATATAGATACTGTTGGAATGATATGGAATACGAATGACACACAG GTTCCTGTTTCCAAGTGCAGCCCAAGTTGTACCCCTGGATCTAGGAAGGTGATAGTACCAGGGAAACCCCTTTGTTGCTATGAGTGCACCCGGTGTCCCCAGGGGCAAATATCAAATCAAACAG ATGCTGCAGAATGTCAACCGTGTTCCTGGGACACGTGGCCCAATCTACAAAGAACTAAATGTCTACCAAGAACGACAGAGTTCCTTTCTTATGAAACTCCTTTGGGTTTTGGTTTGACAGCTATTGCCACCTTCTCATCACTGGTTCCACTCATTATTTTGggagtttttatgtattataaagaaACACCAATTGTCCGAGCCAATAACTATTCCCTTAGTtgtcttctcctgctctccctgttcCTCTGTTTCCTTTGCTCTTTAGGGTTCATTGGTTACCCACAAGCTGAAATGTGTCTTCTGCGCCAGGTGGCATTTGGGATGGTTTTTGCTCTTTGTATCTCCTGTGTTCTGGCCAAAACCATCACTGttgtcattgcctttaatgcaaccAAACCAGGCAGCAGGTTAAGACAGTGGACAGGGGTGAAAGTGCCTTATTTCCTCATTTCGTGTTGTGCTTTAATTCAGTTCTTTATTTGTGTGATATGGTTGATTTTCTTCCAACCTTTCCATGAACTTGACATTGATACCAAACCTGGAATCATCATAGTAAACTGTAATGAAGGATCCCCAACTGCTTTCTGGTGCATGCTGGGATACCTTGGCCTCCTGGCCACCATAAGTTTCATTATTGCTTTCCTGGCCAGACGCCTCCCTGACAGCTTTAATGAAGCCAAATTGATCACATTCAGTATGTTggctttcctcagtgtctggtTGTCCTTTATCCCGGCCTATCTCAGTGCACAAGGCATGTATACTGTGGCAATGGAGGTCTTTGCCATTCTATCCTCCAGCTGGGCCCTGATGGTCTGCATTTTTCTGTCCAAATGCTTCATTATATTGTTCAGACCCAATTTGAACTCCAGAGAAAATCTAATGGGGAAAGTGAGACACTATAGATAA